Part of the Pseudomonas baltica genome is shown below.
GGCCCGGGTCAGTTTGCCCATGCGAAGGAGATCGCGCCGGCGCTGATCGGTGAAAACCCCAGCGACATTTCCAAGCTCTGGACCAAGCTGTGCTGGGCCGGCGCCTCGGTCGGGCGCAGTGGTCTGTCGACTCAGGCCATCGGTGCATTCGATGTCGCGCTGTGGGACCTCAAGGCCAAGCGCGCCAATCTTTCCCTGGCTCGTCTGTTAGGAGCCCAGCGTGATTCGGTCCGCTGCTACAACACCTCGGGCGGCTTTCTACACACGCCGCTCGACCAGCTTCTAAAGAACACTGACATCTCCCGGGAAAAGGGCATCGGCGGCATCAAATTGAAGGTTGGCCAACCCGATTGCGCCATCGATATCGAGCGAGTCAGCACCGTGCGCAGGCACCTGGGCGACAACTTCCCGTTGATGGTCGATGCCAATCAGCAGTGGGATCGTCCGACCGCCCAGCGCATGTGCCGGCGGTTCGAAGAATTCAACCTGATTTGGATCGAGGAGCCGCTGGACTGCTACGACGCTGAAGGCCATGCCGCTCTGGCACAACAGTTCGACACCCCGATCGCTACGGGTGAGATGTTGACCAGCGTCGCCGAGCATGCAGAATTCATCAGGTTGCGAGGCGCTGACTTCCTGATGCCTGATGCCCCACGTGTAGGTGGTATTACTCCGTATCTGAAAGTCGCAGCAATGGCCGAACAGGCGGGCGTGATGCTGGCCCCACATTTCGCCATGGAACTGCATGTGCACTTGGCGGCGGCGTATCCCACCGAGCCGTGGGTCGAGCATTTCGAATGGCTCGAACCGCTGTTCAACGAACGTCTCGAAACGCGCGAAGGCCGTATGCTGGTACCGACACGCCCTGGCCTTGGCCTTTCTCTGAGCGAACACGTTGTGCCCTGGACCGCACAAGTGGCTGAAGTCGGTCATCGTCCATAGTTCGTCGATCATTTGACATGACCAGGGCGGCGGGAGGCGGCAATCGACAGCTGCCCGTCGCTAAGCAATACAATTGGCCGAGAACGAACATCTTTTGCCCAAGAATGTCTTCAGTGCCAGCAAAATTTTTTAAGCAAAAAAAAGGGCCTCTCAAGGGCCCTTTACAGCGACAGAAATTCAGTCATTCCAGGGAGCGTTCACTTCCTGGCGATAGGCCATTCGATCGGTTAAAGCGCTGCCTTTAGATTACGCCCGAGCACTCGGTGATATTCGGCCTGGGCAGTCTGTTCAGTGAATTCCCCCGACCATTTCGACACCACCACCGTCGCTACGCTATTGCCGATGGTGTTGCAGGTGGCAATGGCCATGGACATGAAACGGTACACGCCAAACAAAAGGGCGAGACCCTCCACCGGCAATACGCCAATGGCTGTCACTGTGGCGGCAAAGACCACGAAACTTCCACCGGACACTGCGGCTGCACCTTTGGACGTCACCAGCATGATAGCGACGGTGTCCAACTGTTGTTCCCAACTCATGGGTACGCCGTAAGCATTGGCGATGAACAGTACGCAGAGCGACATGTAGATGGATGTACCATCAAGGTTGAAGGCGTAACCGGTCGGCAAGACCAGGCCTACGCTCTGCTTGGAGCAACCGAATCTCTCCAGTTTTTGCAGCAGACGTGGGAGGGCGCTCTCCGAGGAAGCGGTACCGAGCACAATGAATATCTCATCTTTGATGTAGTTCAGGAATCGCCACAGGCTGAAGCCTGAAATACGGCAGACCGCGCCTAACACCACGAAAATGAAGAAAGCGATGCAGACGTAGAACATCAGCACCAAGTTTGCCAGCGACATCAGCACAGCACTGCCATTGCTGCCTACCGCGTAGGCCACCGAACCAAAGGCGCCGAGCGGTGCGAACTTCATGATCAGGTTGATGAACTCGAAGAAGCATTCGGAGATTCGGCTCAAGCCATCTTCGATGACACTGCGTCGTTCGGGTTTCAGAGCGAGCAGCGCAAAACCGAACAGCACCGAGATCACCAGCACCTGCAACAGTTGTCCACCCGCGAAAGCGCCGACGAAGTTATCCGGGAAGATCCCGTAGATAAAGTCCATCGTTGAGGCTGGAGCGTGGCCTCTAGCAACCGCTGCACTAGCCGCTGCCGCTGTAGCGCTGCTCGGATGGGCATCGTGCATGCCCGAGCCGATGTTCAGCAGATTGCCCCACAGCAGGCCGATAGCCAGGGCAATGGTCGAGACGATTTCGAAGTAGATCAGTGCACGCAAGCCGACCTTGCCGACCCGCTTGATATCGCCTGCCGAAGCAATGCCATGGACGACGGTGAAGAACACCAGAGGTGCAACGGCGGTTTTGATCAGCTTGAGAAAGATATCGCCGAGGATCTTGAATTCGGCGGCCAGTTCCGGCGCCAAGAAGCCAAAGGCAATACCCAGCACCATGGCAGCGATGACCTGGAAGGTCAGGTCTTTGTAGAACGGCTTTTTGTTGATAGTAGTCATGTCTGCGATCTCGTTGTTTTTATTGGCGAGCAAAGTGCAGAAAGGGGCCCGGTCATGGCCGAGCCCCGTAAAATTAGCGCTTAACAGAACCCTCACGAGACAGCGCGATATCCACCATTTGGGGAGCAAGGCCCAAATAGTTAGACGGGTCGGTCAGGCGCTTGAGTTCGTCGATATCCAGTTGCGCTGTGGCTTCGCCCTGAGCGAGCAAGGCATCGAGCAGACTGGTGCCTTCATCGTTGGCCATGCGGCAGGCGGCATAGACCACGTCATGTGCCACCTGACGACCCAACGCGGGGGCCAAGCCCATCATCACTGCTTCGGCGACGATCAGACCTTGAGTCATGTCGAGGTTCTTGCGCATGCGCTCAGTGCGTACCTCTAGGCCGGCGAGCATGAATTTCGCTTGGCCCAGCGACGCGGCGCTCAAGGCAAAGGCTTCGGGGATGGCGATCCATTCGGCTTGCCATGGGCCAGTCGAACGCTCGAAGTCCTGGATCATTGCATCAAGCATCAGGCCCGCATGCTGACGTACACCTTTGGCGGCGGCGTACATCAACTCGCAAGAGATCGGGTTGCGCTTCTGCGGCATAGTGCTGCTCGCACCACGACCTTTGACGAAGGGTTCGTACACTTCACCCAACTCGCTGGTCATCATCATCATGACGTCCAATGCGACTTTGCCCAAAGAGCCGGTCACCAGTCCGAGGAAGTTCAGGGTTTCGGCCAGACCGTCGCGGGCGACGTGCCATGTGGCTTGCGGCACACCCAGACCCAGTTCTGCCATCAAGGCTTCCTGAACCTCCAGGCCTTTATCACCGAGTGACGCCAAGGTACCCGCCGCGCCGGCGAATTGACCGATCTCCACCCGTGGGCGCAACTCGACCAGTCGCTCGGCGTGACGGTCGAACATGCTCAGCCACACGGCGCATTTGTAGCCAAAGGTGATGGGCAACGCATGTTGCAGGTGAGTGCGGCCAGCCATTGGTGTATCCCGATAACGCTGGGCCAATTCCGCCAGCAAACCGCGAACAGCCTGAATGTCTCGCTCGACCAATGCCAATGCTGCACGCACTTGCAGCACGACGGCGGTGTCCATGATGTCTTGGGTGGTGGCGCCCCAGTGAACATAGCGACCTGCTTCGCCACAGGTTTTTGAAAGCTGTTCAACCAACGGCAGGATCGGGTATCCGACGATCTCGGTTTCGTGCTGCATCTGAGCCAAATCGAGCGAGGCATAGGTCGCCAGTTCGGCTATCTGTTCAGCGGCCTGACTTGGGATTACGCCACAGCGTGCTTCAGCGCGAGCCAGGGCCACTTCCACTTCAATGTAGCGTTCGATCAGGGCTTTGTCGGAGAACACACCGCGCATCTCTGCGGTGCCGAACATGTCGCGAAAGAGGGCGGAGTCGAAGACAGTGCTGGACATGGGGTAATCCTGATATGTTTGTTATTGATCGGACATAATGTATATGTACGTACATAATTCTTACGTCCTCACTGATACACTGTCAACTCTCTGAACGCTCGGGACTGATGAAAGGTATGAACCAGACGCGCTATGCGGTCGTTGCAAAAGATCTGATGGAGGGGATTTCCAGCGGACGCTTTCCGGTCGGGACGTTGTTGCCCACGGAATTCGAGTTGTGCGAGTTGTATGACGTGAGCCGCCACACCGTGCGTGCTGCCATCACCCAGCTACAGAATCAGGGGATAGTGTCACGCCGCAAGCGGGTGGGTACGCGGGTCGAATCCACCACGCCCAAGGGGGGTTATTCGCAGTCGCTGGCGTCGGTGTCAGACTTGGTTCATCTGGCCGAAACCCAAGTGCGCAGTATTCAGGGTGTGAGGCATTTTGTGGCGGACGTCACGCTGGCCAAGCGACTAGGGTTGGAGCCTGGCGAGCATTACTTTTGTGTCTCGAGCATTCGGGTCGATCAGGAGAACCTGCGGGCACCGCTATGTTGGACGGACGTTTATGCCCACGACATTTACTCAGAGGTCATTGCACTGGCCGAGCAGCATCCTGACGAACTGATTGCCGCTTTGATCGAGCGGCATTTTGGTCGACACATTGATGTGGTTGATCAGCAAGTACGCGCGGTATTGCTGTCACCCGAGATTTCGAAGAGCCTCAATGCGGAAGCCGGTTCTCCGGGTTTGAACATCCTCCGTCAGTATCGTGACGAGGAGGGGGCTGTGATGGTGGTGTCTGAAACAACCCATCCTCAAGATAGATTTACGCTAGTCACCCAGATGCGCAGAGAAAAGAATCTGACCTCTTAGTAATGACTGCTTCTGGCCGTAAGCAGCCTGTCACGTTGATGTCTTGCGACCCGAAAGCGTCAACCTGAACCTCCGTCGATAAC
Proteins encoded:
- a CDS encoding GntR family transcriptional regulator, whose protein sequence is MNQTRYAVVAKDLMEGISSGRFPVGTLLPTEFELCELYDVSRHTVRAAITQLQNQGIVSRRKRVGTRVESTTPKGGYSQSLASVSDLVHLAETQVRSIQGVRHFVADVTLAKRLGLEPGEHYFCVSSIRVDQENLRAPLCWTDVYAHDIYSEVIALAEQHPDELIAALIERHFGRHIDVVDQQVRAVLLSPEISKSLNAEAGSPGLNILRQYRDEEGAVMVVSETTHPQDRFTLVTQMRREKNLTS
- a CDS encoding cation:dicarboxylate symporter family transporter yields the protein MTTINKKPFYKDLTFQVIAAMVLGIAFGFLAPELAAEFKILGDIFLKLIKTAVAPLVFFTVVHGIASAGDIKRVGKVGLRALIYFEIVSTIALAIGLLWGNLLNIGSGMHDAHPSSATAAAASAAVARGHAPASTMDFIYGIFPDNFVGAFAGGQLLQVLVISVLFGFALLALKPERRSVIEDGLSRISECFFEFINLIMKFAPLGAFGSVAYAVGSNGSAVLMSLANLVLMFYVCIAFFIFVVLGAVCRISGFSLWRFLNYIKDEIFIVLGTASSESALPRLLQKLERFGCSKQSVGLVLPTGYAFNLDGTSIYMSLCVLFIANAYGVPMSWEQQLDTVAIMLVTSKGAAAVSGGSFVVFAATVTAIGVLPVEGLALLFGVYRFMSMAIATCNTIGNSVATVVVSKWSGEFTEQTAQAEYHRVLGRNLKAAL
- a CDS encoding adenylosuccinate lyase family protein, which gives rise to MSSTVFDSALFRDMFGTAEMRGVFSDKALIERYIEVEVALARAEARCGVIPSQAAEQIAELATYASLDLAQMQHETEIVGYPILPLVEQLSKTCGEAGRYVHWGATTQDIMDTAVVLQVRAALALVERDIQAVRGLLAELAQRYRDTPMAGRTHLQHALPITFGYKCAVWLSMFDRHAERLVELRPRVEIGQFAGAAGTLASLGDKGLEVQEALMAELGLGVPQATWHVARDGLAETLNFLGLVTGSLGKVALDVMMMMTSELGEVYEPFVKGRGASSTMPQKRNPISCELMYAAAKGVRQHAGLMLDAMIQDFERSTGPWQAEWIAIPEAFALSAASLGQAKFMLAGLEVRTERMRKNLDMTQGLIVAEAVMMGLAPALGRQVAHDVVYAACRMANDEGTSLLDALLAQGEATAQLDIDELKRLTDPSNYLGLAPQMVDIALSREGSVKR
- a CDS encoding L-talarate/galactarate dehydratase, producing MLGQEQSQKSADDDRIAYVKVSSVFLPLANPISDAKVLTGRQKPMTEIAILFAEIETVDGHKGLGFSYSKRAGGPGQFAHAKEIAPALIGENPSDISKLWTKLCWAGASVGRSGLSTQAIGAFDVALWDLKAKRANLSLARLLGAQRDSVRCYNTSGGFLHTPLDQLLKNTDISREKGIGGIKLKVGQPDCAIDIERVSTVRRHLGDNFPLMVDANQQWDRPTAQRMCRRFEEFNLIWIEEPLDCYDAEGHAALAQQFDTPIATGEMLTSVAEHAEFIRLRGADFLMPDAPRVGGITPYLKVAAMAEQAGVMLAPHFAMELHVHLAAAYPTEPWVEHFEWLEPLFNERLETREGRMLVPTRPGLGLSLSEHVVPWTAQVAEVGHRP